Part of the Arthrobacter globiformis genome is shown below.
CACGTCAGGTGCGGGGTGTCCGCAGCTTCACCGGTGGGCAGCATCGGCACAATGGCCGGATAGTCACCGCCGATGCCGCCGGCACCCTTGATCTGCGCCTGGCTGATGGCTGCTGCGGCGTCGCACTGGCGCACGCCGACGTCGATGGTCTCCACGGCGGCCTGCATAGCCGCCATGCAGACCTGCGCTGCGCCGCGCATCAGCTGGATCTCGGCCGGGGACTTGATGGAACGGACCCAGTTGACCAGCTCGAAGCTGTCCACGAGCGTCCATTCGGGAATGGCGTTGACCAGGGACCGGTAGGCCTTGGGGGAGAAGAAGTGCGAGTCCATTTCCAGGCCCACGCATCCCTTGGCGGCCGGGGCAATGAGGTAGCGCTCACGAAGGGCGAAGGCCACCCAGTCGAAGGGATGCACGTGCGGGCGGTGGACGTACTGTTCGGGGTAACCCACGATGCATTCCTCGGGCAGCCAGGTGGTGCGGGACGCGCCGCCGGCGTCCATGGCCCGGGTAAAGAGGAGCATGGGTCCGTCGGCGGGCACGAAAACCAGCTGCGGGGTGTAGAAGGACCAGGCGTTGTAGCCGGTCAGGTAGTAGATGTTGGCCGGGTCGGTGACCAGCAGGGCGGAGAGACCCTGCTTGGCCATGCGCACACGAACACCGGCGAGCCTGGCGTCGTACTCCTCTTGGCTGAACAGCAAAAAGACACCTCCGATAGAAATAGTAGATTGTTCACAAAGTAGCCTTTGTGGTGTGAATCACAAAACTGCGGACGTTTGTGGTGAGCGCTGTCAGACCGTTCTGACGTAGCCGCGCTCCTTGTCCACCACGTTGGCCAGCTCCTGGCCCGAGGACCGGCGCTGAAGGTTGGCCAGGAACTGGTCGGCCAGGGCATCGCGCCAGCCGAGAACGTCGCCGCACATGTGCGCGGACATGTGCACGTTGTCCATCTTCCAAAAGGGGTGGTCTGCGGGGACCGGCTCTTCGGTGAATACGTCCAGCGAGGCCGCGGCGATCTGCCGCTCTTGGAGGGCCTTGATCAGAGCTTCTTCATCCACAAGTGCCCCGCGGCCCACATTGACCAAATGTGCTGTCGGTTTCATGGCGGCCAAGACATCGGTGTTCACCATGTTCCGCGTCTGCTCCGTAAGCGGCGCGATGAGCACCACGTGGTCTGCCCAGGCTGCATTCTCGGCCAGCTCGGAGCTGGCATGGATGGCGCCGAAGTCGGGATCGTCCCCGCGGGGCGTGCGTCCGATGCCCTGAACCTCGAGTCCCACTGCACGGAGCAGCCTGGCGGTGGCGCGGCCGATTCCTCCGGTGCCCACCACCAGGGCGTGCGAGCCCTCGGTGCGGGTGAGTTCCCGGTGCCGCCAGACGGCCTGCTGCTGCAGGGCCTTGCTGAGGTGGAGCTGTTTGTCGTGGGCGAGGATGGATGCCAGCACGAACTCGGCGATGGGCCGGTCAAAAGTTCCATGCGCATTGGTGACCACCACGTCGGAGCGGCGCAGCTCGTCAAACATCATGGCGTCCACGCCGGCGGCGGCCACATGGACCCACTGGAGGGAATCTGCGTTCGGCCAGGCCTCCTTGAGGGCTGACGAGAAAAAGTCCCAAAGGAACAGGATGTCCGCACCCCGGGAGGCTTCCGCGAGGCCGGCGGCATCGGTCAGGACGACGTCGGCGCTGGATCTTATGGCGGCGAGGTTATAGGGGCTGGGCTGGCCTTCCGCGACGAGTATGACAACACGGGGGATTCGCTTATTAGTGTTACTCACGCCACAACTATATCCGGATCGCATGATTGTTGACAATAAGCGGATCGGCTGTGCACCATGGAGCGCATGACTTCTCTTAGCCCTGCACTGAAGCAAGCAACGCCTGTTGTCGTGGATCATGCCCTTGGTTCCTGGATTTACGGCACCGATGGTCAGGCGTATCTGGATTTCACGACCGGTATTGGTGTGACCAGCACCGGTCACTGCCATCCGAAGGTGGTGGAGGCGGCGCGGGAGCAGGTGGGCAAGATCATCCACGCGCAGTACACCACTGTGATGCACCAGCCGCTGCTGGCGCTGACCCAGAAGCTGGGCGAGGTCCTGCCGGCCGGGCTGGATTCGGTGTTCTATGCCAACTCCGGGTCTGAGGCTGTGGAGGCTGCGATCCGCCTGGCGCGGATGGCCACGGGCCGGCCGAACATTGTGGTGTTCCAGGGCGGCTTCCACGGCCGCACGGTCGCCGCGGCGTCCCTGACCACGGCGGGCACGAAGTTTTCGGCCGGGTTCTCGCCGCTGATGTCCGGGGTGCACATGTCCGCGTTCCCCTACGCCTACCGCTACGGGTGGGACGAGGCGGCCGGGGTGGCGTTCGCGCTGCAGGAACTGGACTACCTGTTCCAGACCCGCACCGCCCCCAATGACACCGCCGCGTTCCTGATCGAACCGGCCCTGGGCGACGGCGGGTACCTGCCTACCCCGCCGGCGTTCATGGAAGGACTGCGCGAACGTGCAGATAAGTACGGCATCCAGCTGATCTTCGACGAGGTCCAGGCCGGGGTCGGGCGCACGGGCAGGTTCTGGGGCCACCAGTACTCCACCGCCACCCCGGACATCATCATCACGGCCAAGGGCATCGCCTCGGGCTTCCCGATCTCGGCGATCGCGGCGTCCACCGAGACCATGTCCAAGGCCTGGCCCGGATCCCAGGGCGGCACCTACGGCGGGAACGCCGTCTCCGCCGCGGCCGGCGTCGCGACCCTGGAAGTGGTCCAGGAAGAAGGGCTGGTGGAGAACTCCCGGATCCGCGGCGAGCAGCTGCAGGCCGGCCTCAAGGAAATCCAGGCCCGCTTCCCCGTCATCGGCGACGTCCGCGGGCGCGGGCTGATGCAGGGCATCGAATTCACCGCCGAGGACGGCACCCCCGACGCCACAACCGCCGCCGCGGTCCAGCAGGCCACCACCACCCAGGGCCTGCTGACCCTGACCTGCGGCCCGGCCGGCAACGTCGTACGCCTCATCCCCGCCCTGGTCGTCACCGCCGAGGAAATCACCCTCGGCCTGGAACGCTTCGAAACCGCCGTCGGCGCCGTCACCGGAGCCATCCCCGCCACCACAGGAGCCTAGGAACGCAACGGCTGTGCCCTGCGCGGGCCTCCATGACTGGAGGTGCGTGCAGGGCACAGCCGCGTCCTCAAGCCAGCATTATGAAGCTGTTTCACGGCAGCCAAGCTGTCACGAGGCCGCCCCGGGACTGGGCTGGCGCCGGCTGTTGCTCCGGTTCTGTGCGCTCCGGTCCATACTCGCCCGGACCGGTCCCGCCTGGTCCTGCCCCGGCGTCCGCGTCCAGTGACAGGACCCGGCCGTACGTCGCACACAGCTCCTCAACCGTGTGCCCGCTGCAGCGCCAGCCTGCTGGTTCGAGCAGCTCCACCGGGTCCGGCGGGTCGGCCCGCGCCAGCAGTTCGCTCATGGGCAGGCCTGTCTGCTCACTGAACTCGCGCAGTTTGGCTTCGATGTCGTCCGTGCTCGGCAGGGGCACGGCGCGCTCTATCACCGCCCGCGATCCCGGCGCCGACAACGCCGCCACTTCCTCCAGCACGGCACGCTGGGAAGCGGCATCCAGGTAGGGCAGCAGGCCTTCGAGGACCCACGTGGTGGGCTCCCCACGGTCAAAGCCTGCGGCGAGGAGTTGCTCGCGCCACGGCAGGGACAGGTCCGCGGGCACGGAAATCAGTGCACACCTAGGCTCCGTAGCAAGCCGGCTCAGCACGTGCGCCTTGAACTTCAGGACGGTGGCGCTGTCGATTTCGATGACCCTGGCACCGTCCGGCCAGTCCAGCCGGAACGCCCGGGTGTCGAGGCCCGCCCCGAGAACCACGGTCTGTACGGTGGGCGTATCGGACTGCAGGAAATCGTCGATGAACCGCGTCCGCATGCCGATGTAGATGGACGCCAGCAGAAGAGGCTGCTGCAGGGGAGGGGCCTCCGCCGGTTCCGCCGGCCACACTGTCGGCAGGTCCAGATGGGAGCGCGCGGCCACCACCAATGCAGCAGCGAATCGATCCGTCACAAGCGCGTCGGCCCGTGACGTCTCAACGGCACGGCCCGCGGCCACGGCAAGGGCCGTCCATGGCAGCCCTTGGTCCTCGAGTTCGGTACTGCCTGTAGGTTCAGTCATGCCTGGCCTCCCCGCCGTCGTGGATCCCTGTTGGCGAGCCTACCCCGTGGTGGCTACGACGGTTCGCAAACGGCTTTCCGGCGCAGACCGGGCGGGGCTCCGGTTCAACGGCCGGCGATCCCCATGCCTGTCATGCCTGCGCGGGGTTGTCCCACCAGCCTTCCCAGGCGGAGGACGTGAGCTGGCCCTGGGGAAAATCGGTGTTCGATCCGGCCTCGCCGAATGCGGAGTTCCCATCATTGGGTGAGGAATTGAAAAACAGGTTCAAGGTATTCCAAAGCATGGCTATTTCCTTTCAATTGACCTGCGGATGACACTCTCTCAGGTATGAATTAGCGTAGCCATGGCATGTTTCATGGCGTCGCCTCCACGTTTCGTTTTTGTATCCGTATGCTCACATGGCATCGCAGCACCGAATCCCGGAACTGTCAGGCCAGGAGCATGCGGACCGTGTTGCGCATCGTGGAGGCAACCAGCGAGGCGTCGTACCCCGCCGCCTTGGCAACCGCGATGTCTCGCGCGGTTGTCCCGCGGAATGCCGCCGTTGAATTCATTGAAATCTTCATATTGCCCCTC
Proteins encoded:
- a CDS encoding D-2-hydroxyacid dehydrogenase, which gives rise to MSNTNKRIPRVVILVAEGQPSPYNLAAIRSSADVVLTDAAGLAEASRGADILFLWDFFSSALKEAWPNADSLQWVHVAAAGVDAMMFDELRRSDVVVTNAHGTFDRPIAEFVLASILAHDKQLHLSKALQQQAVWRHRELTRTEGSHALVVGTGGIGRATARLLRAVGLEVQGIGRTPRGDDPDFGAIHASSELAENAAWADHVVLIAPLTEQTRNMVNTDVLAAMKPTAHLVNVGRGALVDEEALIKALQERQIAAASLDVFTEEPVPADHPFWKMDNVHMSAHMCGDVLGWRDALADQFLANLQRRSSGQELANVVDKERGYVRTV
- a CDS encoding M24 family metallopeptidase; the encoded protein is MLFSQEEYDARLAGVRVRMAKQGLSALLVTDPANIYYLTGYNAWSFYTPQLVFVPADGPMLLFTRAMDAGGASRTTWLPEECIVGYPEQYVHRPHVHPFDWVAFALRERYLIAPAAKGCVGLEMDSHFFSPKAYRSLVNAIPEWTLVDSFELVNWVRSIKSPAEIQLMRGAAQVCMAAMQAAVETIDVGVRQCDAAAAISQAQIKGAGGIGGDYPAIVPMLPTGEAADTPHLTWSENRFEAGQAVVIELAGAHQRYHTPLARTLTLGKKPERLAKLADAVADGLNAVLTEVQPGVPVRELARAWNWTLAKYGLEKPSRIGYSIGVGYPPDWGERTISIRSEDESILAENMTFHVIGGMWMDNYGYELSESIRVTADGVETFTSFPRELIQKGG
- a CDS encoding SAM-dependent methyltransferase; this encodes MTEPTGSTELEDQGLPWTALAVAAGRAVETSRADALVTDRFAAALVVAARSHLDLPTVWPAEPAEAPPLQQPLLLASIYIGMRTRFIDDFLQSDTPTVQTVVLGAGLDTRAFRLDWPDGARVIEIDSATVLKFKAHVLSRLATEPRCALISVPADLSLPWREQLLAAGFDRGEPTTWVLEGLLPYLDAASQRAVLEEVAALSAPGSRAVIERAVPLPSTDDIEAKLREFSEQTGLPMSELLARADPPDPVELLEPAGWRCSGHTVEELCATYGRVLSLDADAGAGPGGTGPGEYGPERTEPEQQPAPAQSRGGLVTAWLP
- a CDS encoding aspartate aminotransferase family protein — its product is MTSLSPALKQATPVVVDHALGSWIYGTDGQAYLDFTTGIGVTSTGHCHPKVVEAAREQVGKIIHAQYTTVMHQPLLALTQKLGEVLPAGLDSVFYANSGSEAVEAAIRLARMATGRPNIVVFQGGFHGRTVAAASLTTAGTKFSAGFSPLMSGVHMSAFPYAYRYGWDEAAGVAFALQELDYLFQTRTAPNDTAAFLIEPALGDGGYLPTPPAFMEGLRERADKYGIQLIFDEVQAGVGRTGRFWGHQYSTATPDIIITAKGIASGFPISAIAASTETMSKAWPGSQGGTYGGNAVSAAAGVATLEVVQEEGLVENSRIRGEQLQAGLKEIQARFPVIGDVRGRGLMQGIEFTAEDGTPDATTAAAVQQATTTQGLLTLTCGPAGNVVRLIPALVVTAEEITLGLERFETAVGAVTGAIPATTGA